The following coding sequences are from one Anopheles bellator chromosome X, idAnoBellAS_SP24_06.2, whole genome shotgun sequence window:
- the LOC131213687 gene encoding splicing regulator SDE2-like, which produces MYTLRYGRESLQVHVSPNAVEEVAAAITAWKGLSPKDYYITQNGRTIASWKTVFSSAPLCINDRLLGGKGGFGSMLRAIGAQIEKTTNREACRDLSGRRLRDINEEKRLKAYLEKQQEASEDKRAKIEKKIAKMLAKSKPEFDDEQYEAARSELVVAVDEALDKGLQQSAVAKSLVEEEGPSGTSRSRPVTAKRKRPTSIRDCSKRTRTEVWLGAERLSSGSESDS; this is translated from the exons ATGTACACATTACGCTATGGTCGAGAATCGCTGCAAGTGCATGTGAGCCCTAACGCTGTGGAAGAGGTTGCAGCTGCAATTACAGCATGGAAG GGGCTTTCGCCGAAGGACTACTACATAACTCAGAATGGCCGTACGATTGCCAGCTGGAAAACGGTGTTCTCCAGCGCGCCGTTGTGTATCAACGACAGGCTTCTTGGGGGCAAGGGTGGCTTCGGTTCTATGCTGCGCGCGATCGGGGCGCAAATCGAGAAAACCACCAATAGGGAAGCGTGCCGTGATCTGAGTGGGCGCCGCCTGCGCGACATCAATGAGGAGAAGCGGCTGAAGGCGTATCTGGAGAAGCAGCAGGAAGCGTCGGAAGATAAGCGGGCTAAGATTGAGAAGAAAATCGCCAAAATGCTCGCCAAATCGAAGCCCGAGTTCGACGATGAACAGTACGAAGCTGCGCGCAGTGAGCTGGTGGTCGCGGTGGATGAGGCATTAGATAAAGGATTGCAGCAATCGGCCGTGGCAAAGTCACTCGTGGAAGAAGAAGGACCGAGCGGCACGTCCCGTTCACGACCTGTGACAGCAAAGAGGAAACGTCCCACAAGCATAAGAGACTGCTCAAAGCGAACCCGTACAGAAGTATGGCTCGGAGCGGAACGTCTTTCCTCGGGCAGTGAGAGTGATTCTTAA
- the LOC131213589 gene encoding signal transducer and transcription activator-like isoform X2 has protein sequence MSLWARVNQLPSHIIEQIRFIYGANFPIEVRHYLAEWIEERLLNAPVFADQEGACEQDAANFVNQLINELERKAVSLPENNITIKIRLNESARNFRQLFSHNPSQLYHHLITCLQRERQCVAYPEECASVQDSEVNEVFTTLQQLQIMVRSNESDNRNLTKEYEHLLLEVHELQKNRAQIETVENLEMRAHRHSQITQHQKMVSDRLLLCSERRNTLVENFRKTILITNEMLNKVLNKYLAQWKINQGFAGNGASTISANNLDTIQAWCESLADIIWNTQGQIRLAIKNKSKLHVEPEELPDVLSQEIEDATSLLKTLVTSTFIIEKQPPQVMKTNTRFAATVRLLVGNTLNIKMVNPQVKVSIISEAQSQQTQQLNKASEQSCGEIMNNIGNLEYNETTKQLSVSFRNMQLKKIKRAEKKGTECVMDEKFALLFQSSFAIGHGDVVFSVWTISLPVVVIVHGNQEPQSWATITWDNAFADVNRIPFQVPDKVCWNQLADALNMKFRASTGRSLTAENMHFLCEKAFKTSLPFPVPNDLTIMWSQFCKEPIPDRSFTFWEWFYAAMKVTREHLRGPWMDGSIIGFIHKSKAEDYLLKCSRGTFLLRFSDSELGGITIAWVNEGNDGQPQILHIQPFTAKDFSTRSLSDRIRDFDDLYYLFPNKPKHEAFDRYTTPVGPPRNKNYIASEVRAVLMPGPNSNQMNSYPNTPSYNIQSPDASRDTPSTGYGNVNFSQVPDFELENIGIFSTQFH, from the exons ATGTCGCTTTGGGCTCGTGTAAATCAACTTCCAAGCCATATTATAGAGCAGATCCGTTTCATCTATGGGGCCAATTTCCCCATCGAAGTACGCCACTATCTGGCAGAATGGATCGAGGAACGCCTGCT AAATGCTCCTGTGTTTGCTGACCAGGAAGGTGCGTGCGAGCAAGATGCTGCGAACTTCGTCAACCAGTTGATAAATGAACTCGAACGAAAGGCAGTTTCTCTGCCGGAGAACAACATCACGATTAAAATACGACTGAACGAGTCAGCACGTAACTTTCGGCAGTTATTTTCACACAATCCTTCCCAGTTATACCATCACTTAATAACCTGTCTACAACGCGAACGTCAATGTGTTGCATATCCGGAGGAGTGCGCTTCGGTACAAGACTCAGAGGTGAACGAGGTTTTCACCACGTTGCAGCAGCTACAAATCATGGTGCGGTCGAACGAGAGTGACAATCGTAATCTGACGAAAGAGTACGAGCACTTATTGTTGGAGGTGCACGAGTTGCAGAAGAATCGTGCACAAATAGAAACGGTAGAGAATCTGGAGATGCGAGCGCATCGACACAGCCAAATCACTCAACATCAGAAGATGGTCAGCGATCGACTGCTTTTGTGTTCTGAAAGGCGAAATACTTTGGTTGAGAACTTCAGGAAAACGATCTTGATCACCAACGAGATGCTAAACAAAGTGTTGAACAAGTATCTTGCCCAATGGAAAATCAACCAGGGCTTCGCTGGCAACGGCGCATCGACTATCAGTGCAAACAACCTGGATACTATTCAGGCTTGGTGCGAAAGTCTTGCTGACATTATTTGGAATACTCAAGGTCAAATTCGTCTCGCTATAAAGAACAAATCCAAGCTGCACGTAGAGCCAGAAGAGTTACCGGATGTACTGTCCCAGGAGATAGAAGACGCTACCAGTTTGCTAAAAACTCTTGTAACAAGTACATTCATTATTGAGAAGCAGCCACCTCAGGTGATGAAAACCAACACTCGCTTCGCAGCTACTGTCCGCTTACTCGTCGGCAACACACTCAACATCAAAATGGTAAACCCACAGGTGAAGGTTTCTATTATTTCTG AGGCACAGTCCCAACAGACACAACAATTGAACAAAGCTTCAGAACAGTCGTGTGGCGAAATAATGAACAATATTGGAAATCTCGAATATAACGAGACGACCAAGCAACTGTCCGTTAGTTTTCG CAATATGCAGCTAAAGAAGATAAAACgagcagagaaaaaaggaacggagTGCGTAATGGATGAAAAGTTTGCCCTTCTATTCCAATCAAGCTTTGCTATTGGTCACGGAGACGTAGTATTTTCG GTTTGGACTATTTCGCTACCGGTCGTTGTTATTGTGCACGGCAACCAGGAACCTCAATCGTGGGCCACCATCACATGGGACAATGCGTTCGCCGACGTCAATCGCATCCCTTTTCAAGTGCCAGATAAGGTGTGTTGGAACCAGCTGGCAGATGCGTTAAACATGAAGTTCCGTGCTTCAACTGGTCGCTCACTGACTGCGGAAAACATGCACTTTCTGTGTGAGAAAGCATTCAAAACAAGtctaccgtttccggttccgaacgATTTAACTATAATGTGGTCGCAGTTCTGCAAAGAACCGATCCCAGATCGTTCATTCACCTTCTGGGAATGGTTCTACGCCGCCATGAAGGTAACTCGCGAGCATCTTCGCGGACCATGGATGGATGGTAGCATCATCGGATTTATTCATAAATCGAAGGCTGAAGATTACCTTCTGAAGTGCTCCCGTGGCACCTTTTTGCTACGTTTTTCGGATAGTGAACTCG gTGGTATTACTATCGCGTGGGTGAATGAGGGAAACGACGGGCAACCACAGATTCTTCATATTCAGCCGTTTACCGCTAAAGATTTCTCCACTCGTTCGCTCTCAGATCGCATTCGTGATTTTGACGATTTATACTACTTGTTTCCCAATAAGCCGAAGCACGAAGCGTTCGATCGCTACACAACACCTGTCGGTCCTCCGCGCAACAAAAATTATATTGCGTCAGAAGTGCGCGCAGTGCTTATGCCGGGACCAAACAGTAATCAAATGAACAGCTACCCTAATACTCCAAGTTATAACATTCAATCTCCTGATGCATCACGTGACACTCCTTCCACAGG CTATGGTAACGTGAACTTCAGTCAGGTACCCGATTTCGAGTTAGAAAACATCGGCATATTTTCTACACAGTTTCATTAG
- the LOC131213589 gene encoding signal transducer and transcription activator-like isoform X1, translated as MSLWARVNQLPSHIIEQIRFIYGANFPIEVRHYLAEWIEERLLNAPVFADQEGACEQDAANFVNQLINELERKAVSLPENNITIKIRLNESARNFRQLFSHNPSQLYHHLITCLQRERQCVAYPEECASVQDSEVNEVFTTLQQLQIMVRSNESDNRNLTKEYEHLLLEVHELQKNRAQIETVENLEMRAHRHSQITQHQKMVSDRLLLCSERRNTLVENFRKTILITNEMLNKVLNKYLAQWKINQGFAGNGASTISANNLDTIQAWCESLADIIWNTQGQIRLAIKNKSKLHVEPEELPDVLSQEIEDATSLLKTLVTSTFIIEKQPPQVMKTNTRFAATVRLLVGNTLNIKMVNPQVKVSIISEAQSQQTQQLNKASEQSCGEIMNNIGNLEYNETTKQLSVSFRNMQLKKIKRAEKKGTECVMDEKFALLFQSSFAIGHGDVVFSVWTISLPVVVIVHGNQEPQSWATITWDNAFADVNRIPFQVPDKVCWNQLADALNMKFRASTGRSLTAENMHFLCEKAFKTSLPFPVPNDLTIMWSQFCKEPIPDRSFTFWEWFYAAMKVTREHLRGPWMDGSIIGFIHKSKAEDYLLKCSRGTFLLRFSDSELGGITIAWVNEGNDGQPQILHIQPFTAKDFSTRSLSDRIRDFDDLYYLFPNKPKHEAFDRYTTPVGPPRNKNYIASEVRAVLMPGPNSNQMNSYPNTPSYNIQSPDASRDTPSTGLTNVKSQQMEIRTSGYQHRYAATSDQFVKAGGVAGQHHGTSESLPWGLSYGSYSPLRPLSSTSALSSISSTTYSPEHGPLLTHPAGYDAEQHLPSNYSQHQLQLHEQIKGSVMDTSCDEAHQQQPMPLLSASTTFSLTVGTSSDRPQESKFDSGDDVMADRTAVVRTVSSICSSLPVLSLEDGLGWFDNNNNNNSSNNNSCWDNELV; from the exons ATGTCGCTTTGGGCTCGTGTAAATCAACTTCCAAGCCATATTATAGAGCAGATCCGTTTCATCTATGGGGCCAATTTCCCCATCGAAGTACGCCACTATCTGGCAGAATGGATCGAGGAACGCCTGCT AAATGCTCCTGTGTTTGCTGACCAGGAAGGTGCGTGCGAGCAAGATGCTGCGAACTTCGTCAACCAGTTGATAAATGAACTCGAACGAAAGGCAGTTTCTCTGCCGGAGAACAACATCACGATTAAAATACGACTGAACGAGTCAGCACGTAACTTTCGGCAGTTATTTTCACACAATCCTTCCCAGTTATACCATCACTTAATAACCTGTCTACAACGCGAACGTCAATGTGTTGCATATCCGGAGGAGTGCGCTTCGGTACAAGACTCAGAGGTGAACGAGGTTTTCACCACGTTGCAGCAGCTACAAATCATGGTGCGGTCGAACGAGAGTGACAATCGTAATCTGACGAAAGAGTACGAGCACTTATTGTTGGAGGTGCACGAGTTGCAGAAGAATCGTGCACAAATAGAAACGGTAGAGAATCTGGAGATGCGAGCGCATCGACACAGCCAAATCACTCAACATCAGAAGATGGTCAGCGATCGACTGCTTTTGTGTTCTGAAAGGCGAAATACTTTGGTTGAGAACTTCAGGAAAACGATCTTGATCACCAACGAGATGCTAAACAAAGTGTTGAACAAGTATCTTGCCCAATGGAAAATCAACCAGGGCTTCGCTGGCAACGGCGCATCGACTATCAGTGCAAACAACCTGGATACTATTCAGGCTTGGTGCGAAAGTCTTGCTGACATTATTTGGAATACTCAAGGTCAAATTCGTCTCGCTATAAAGAACAAATCCAAGCTGCACGTAGAGCCAGAAGAGTTACCGGATGTACTGTCCCAGGAGATAGAAGACGCTACCAGTTTGCTAAAAACTCTTGTAACAAGTACATTCATTATTGAGAAGCAGCCACCTCAGGTGATGAAAACCAACACTCGCTTCGCAGCTACTGTCCGCTTACTCGTCGGCAACACACTCAACATCAAAATGGTAAACCCACAGGTGAAGGTTTCTATTATTTCTG AGGCACAGTCCCAACAGACACAACAATTGAACAAAGCTTCAGAACAGTCGTGTGGCGAAATAATGAACAATATTGGAAATCTCGAATATAACGAGACGACCAAGCAACTGTCCGTTAGTTTTCG CAATATGCAGCTAAAGAAGATAAAACgagcagagaaaaaaggaacggagTGCGTAATGGATGAAAAGTTTGCCCTTCTATTCCAATCAAGCTTTGCTATTGGTCACGGAGACGTAGTATTTTCG GTTTGGACTATTTCGCTACCGGTCGTTGTTATTGTGCACGGCAACCAGGAACCTCAATCGTGGGCCACCATCACATGGGACAATGCGTTCGCCGACGTCAATCGCATCCCTTTTCAAGTGCCAGATAAGGTGTGTTGGAACCAGCTGGCAGATGCGTTAAACATGAAGTTCCGTGCTTCAACTGGTCGCTCACTGACTGCGGAAAACATGCACTTTCTGTGTGAGAAAGCATTCAAAACAAGtctaccgtttccggttccgaacgATTTAACTATAATGTGGTCGCAGTTCTGCAAAGAACCGATCCCAGATCGTTCATTCACCTTCTGGGAATGGTTCTACGCCGCCATGAAGGTAACTCGCGAGCATCTTCGCGGACCATGGATGGATGGTAGCATCATCGGATTTATTCATAAATCGAAGGCTGAAGATTACCTTCTGAAGTGCTCCCGTGGCACCTTTTTGCTACGTTTTTCGGATAGTGAACTCG gTGGTATTACTATCGCGTGGGTGAATGAGGGAAACGACGGGCAACCACAGATTCTTCATATTCAGCCGTTTACCGCTAAAGATTTCTCCACTCGTTCGCTCTCAGATCGCATTCGTGATTTTGACGATTTATACTACTTGTTTCCCAATAAGCCGAAGCACGAAGCGTTCGATCGCTACACAACACCTGTCGGTCCTCCGCGCAACAAAAATTATATTGCGTCAGAAGTGCGCGCAGTGCTTATGCCGGGACCAAACAGTAATCAAATGAACAGCTACCCTAATACTCCAAGTTATAACATTCAATCTCCTGATGCATCACGTGACACTCCTTCCACAGG CTTAACAAACGTAAAAAGCCAGCAAATGGAAATTCGTACCTCGGGTTACCAGCACCGTTACGCTGCGACCTCTGATCAATTCGTCAAGGCGGGTGGTGTGGCAGGACAGCACCACGGAACATCAGAGTCTTTACCTTGGGGGCTATCATATGGCAGTTACAGCCCGCTGCGCCCACTATCATCGACAAGTGCACTGTCATCTATCAGCAGTACCACCTATTCCCCAGAGCACGGTCCGCTACTGACTCATCCGGCAGGATACGATGCTGAACAACATCTGCCGTCCAACTACTCACAGCATCAGCTACAACTGCATGAGCAAATCAAGGGTTCTGTGATGGATACTTCCTGCGATGAAGCTCACCAACAGCAACCCATGCCATTACTATCTGCGTCGACAACATTTTCACTCACCGTCGGAACTAGTTCGGACCGACCGCAAGAATCTAAATTTGACTCTGGCGACGACGTCATGGCTGACCGTACCGCGGTGGTTCGTACTGTCAGTTCGATATGCTCTAGCCTGCCAGTGCTGAGCTTGGAAGATGGATTAGGTTGGTTcgataataacaataataataatagtagtAATAACAATTCTTGCTGGGATAATGAATTGGTTTGA